The DNA segment ACGTCGATGATAGTAAATCTTTTACTTTATCAAAATATTCTTTAGGACCTCCTACTAATACGGTGATTTTCTTTTGTTCTACAAATACTGAAGTCCCTATAACTGGTGCATCGTACATTACTCCTCCGTTTTCCTTAATTTTATTTGCTAGTGTAATGCTTAAGGAAGGGGAAATTGTTGACATGTCTATTAGTATTTTTCCTTTCATTAGCTGCGCTAAAGGGGAAATTACTGAATTTACTGCATTATCGTCTGCTAACATTGAGATTATAATATCAGAAGATTGAACCAACTCTTGCGGGGTTTTAGCCTCTTTAACGTTATACTTTTTAGCGAACTCTTTCCTTTTTTCTTCATTTCTATCCCATACAATATCTAATTTTTTATCGTTAGCCAAGTTTGCTCCTATTCTCCAACCCATTACTCCTAAGCCTATTAAACCAATCATAGGGTTAGTTTGTTTTCCAAAATTTTGTGTTTTCCTTCACTTTCTAGAAGATCTATGGAAATTATCTCTCCTTTTATATCTTTTAATTTTTCCTTTAATTCTTTAAAATCTCTAGCTTCAACGGTTAAAAGTTTAATATTTCCTAACACTCTTTCTCCTATTTCTTCTTTTGAATAAATAAGAACTGAATACATCCTCTTTTCCGGCTTAGCAGTCATTATTGCTGATATCTCTCTTCCAGCTATTTTTCCAATTTTTCTCATAAAATATCCTTTGACCTCTATTTCCTCTCTATCTTCGTCTGAGATTATTAATGGATATTCGTCAAGTATTCTTACCTCAGAAGGTTCTGTAAAAGGAACAAGGATCTCTTTTCCGTTAAATTCTTCTTCCAGCGAATCTTTTCCATACCAACTTGATATAGGTACTCTTCTAGATAGCCTAGAATATAAGTATAATGTTTTGTACTTTTTTGATATAGTATAGATACTCCTAGTTCCTAAATCATAAATTATGTCAACGTCTGGGTTTTCAATGCACGGCTCGTAACCTTCTTTTGCTAGCATTTTGCCTACTTCTCTCTTTATCTCATTCCTTATGCTTTCGTAGTATATCAGCCCGTTGCTGAAGATAAATTCGTTTTCTAATCTAGATAGTTGTTCTGAGAGCTTTACTCCTAATACGTACTTTACCTTACCTTGTTTCTTGAGAAAATCTAGGGCTTTTTTAAAAAAGTCCTCTTTTATTTCATCAATTTCTGAATTACAAATATAACAAGTCCTTTCCTGAAATTTTTCGTTGGAAAAGTATATCTCAAATATTCCAGAATATTCCTTTCCCATGTTGAAAAGAATTTCCTTAATTTCATTAAGGTCTTCCAACTCGTGATCTTTAATTTTCCTATCAAGTTCTAGAACCAAGTAAGTTTTTATCGCTTTACCTCTTTCTTTATTTGTAAACCTATAGCCTAATTTAGCAAAACATCTACCTAAGCAACTATCACAAAGAGGATATTTTTTTAATAATTCAAGTGCTTTCTCCTCCAAATTGTCCAAGGAGTTTTTCGACATCTTTCTTTCTCCTCTTAAGCATCTTAATAGTCCTTTGCATTAAATTATAATGCTCTATTAATTCTTTGACGTCTTCTATCTCAGTTCCAGAACCTAAAGCTATTCTTCTCATTCTTGACTTATCTATTATTGATGGATTATCTAATTCCTCATACGTCATAGAGTTCATTATCGCTAGCCACTTTCTCATTTTTTCCTCTCCTACTTTTAGCTGATCTTCAGGAATTTGACCAAGCATTCCGATCCCGGGTAATAGTTGAAACAACTTTGATAATGGACCCATTTTTCTTAATGCTATGAGCTGATTATATACATCACGCAATGTTAGCTTACCTTTACCAGAGATTACTTCTTCCATTTTCTTCTGCATTTTATCATAATTTTCTACTTCCTTAATTTTTTCTAGAATGGTTTCAATATCGCCCATTCCTAGGATTCTTGCCACAAATCTTCTAGGATTGAATACTTCAAGTTCGTCTATTTTTTCTCCAGTTCCTATGAATTTTATCGTTGCCCCAGTTGCGGCTACCGCTGATAAAGCTCCACCGCCTTTTGCTGTACCGTCCATTTTGGTTATAATTATAGTACCTATCTTCGATGCTTGATTAAATTTTGAAGCTAAATCATAAGCTTTTTGACCTATAGAAGCATCAATTACTAAAGTTACTTCATCAGGCTTTATTGCTTCATAAATGTTCTTCATCTCCTCTAGTAATGCTGCTTCTTCACCATAACCATGACGTCCTGCCGTGTCAACTATTATTATTTCCATCTTTTCTCTCAGGAATTTTTCTACTCCTCTTTTGGCTATTCCTACAGCATCTTTCTCTCCTGGCTCTCCATAAACTGGTACTCCAATTTGTTGGCCTAATTGTTGTAATTGTTCTAGTGCGGCAGGTCTATAAACATCTGCTCCTACGAGACCTACTTTAAATCCTTTTTTCTTATAAAAGTAAGCTAATTTTCCTGCAGTAGTAGTTTTTCCGGTGCCCTGAACTCCTACCAACATTATAACGTAAGGTATCTTATCTGGAATTACTTTCGGTTCTTTATCTCCACCAAAGAGGTTGGATAATTCATCGTAAACTATTTTTATGAACCATTCTCTTCTTTCAATATAGGTTGGCGGTTTTTCATTCTTTAATCTTTCCTTTATTTTATTTGTTAGTGAAAAAACTAATTTTACATTAACATCTGCAGAAATTAAGGATTTTTGTAATTCCTTTATGAAATCTTCTACAGCCTTATCATAAGAAGACGAGCCGGTTAAAAATTTCCTTACAGCATCTCTTAAATTATCTAACAATTCACTTTACCCTTACAATTTTTCTTCTCCCCATTATAGTCCAGTATTCTACTTCTGCACCAGGTCTTATTTTGCTTGCTAAGTCTTCCTCTTTTGGCTTTTCCATTTCAAAAGTCTCGTACGTATCCATATCCATTACTTGAATTTTATCGCCCATATCTGCTAATATTTGCCCTACATGCTTTTCAATTATCGGAATTTCAACTTGATCGTCGACTGGGGCCATTAGTGTCTTTTTAGCCCCGGTGAATATGCTTACTGCAACGACGTTAGCTTTTGCAGCACCATGCTTACCGGTTTTTGCTTTCGTTATTTCAACTACTCTACAAGGTTCTCCATCTATAACTATATAATTACCTTCTTTTAAGTCACCTACTTTGGCGTAATTTACACCCATGATTATCCATCCTCAAGATTTATTGGATAGTTTTTAACTCTTATGTTTATTGCTCCGAGCTTTGGCCCTTCATCATCGCTTCAGTAGGATACTCTCTTCACAGCAGTTTTATTATTTTCAAAGAAACTTAAATCTGTATGGGTTGGAAAGTTAAGTGCACATCTTGTGGTACTGAGAGAATTCTTAATATCAGTTTTGATATAGGAAGACAAAAGACTATTTATATTTATTGTAATGTATGTAAAAAGAATACTTTTAACGAAATTTTAGGATATATAGATGAAGAAGTAAAGTAAAGATTTTTAGGGCAAATGCAATAATCTATCTTTGAATGAAGAGCCCCAGATCTTTGATTTGATGAAATAACCTGTCTCGGCTGATTTAGCTAATAAAGTCATTTGTTTGTATCTTTTCTGGAATATACTGGAATGCAAGGAACTTTAGTCCTTTACTAGCCATTGCTTCGATTTCTAGCTTAGCCTTCTTTTGTAAGAACATATCTATTTCCTCCTGCCAAGCTTTAGTTTTAAACCACTCATAATTCTTTATTTCCAATGCTCTCTTTATATCGTAATCCTTTGCCTTTATGATAAAAGCATTCCTCTCCTTTTCAGTTAAATAAGCCTTTTTCTTGGGAGTACCAAATATATCACCCATGGACACACCTAAGAACCTTGCATTAGGAGTAGCAAGTCTTTCGCTCTCATAAGATAAGTTTATTGAACCTATTCTAAATACACTATAAATATACCATCCATAAGGGTCTGCATCAGTCAATATATAAACCGGTAATTTCAGTTCCTCATTCAGTCTCCTTACGAATCTTCTTGTAGCTCTATCTGGTTGACCAGCGCTTGTAACTAGTATTGCGTTATATTTCTTCCAGAATCCTTCTCTATGAAGTTGCTGGAATACTGCGTCTTTCTCTACAACTAGTACAAAGTCTGCCTTAACGTCTACGAAGTCTATTAAATCCGGAGTTGGTTCAATGGAGTAAGCACCGTGGCCCATTTTACTTAAATCTATGACATCGTTTCCGCTTCTTATTCTCATGTCACCAACTACTTTTCCCTTTTCTTTACTTAGTATTAACATATCCTCTCTTAATAATGAAGTAAATACTTCAATGTCGACTATTACGCTATCCGATTCCTTCTGTTCATCCCAAGTATTTTCCTCATACGTCTTACCGTTAGGCGCCTTTAATACGATCGAGTGCTTTCCTCTATAATATAAGTCACGTATAGTTGGGTATTCATTATTAACTAGAGCATCATAGATTATGCTTGCCATTAATGTAGTTTGCATAAATCTTCTTGCTTCATTTAGATCTAGAAAACTTCTCTTTAATTTTTCCTCTCCTAATAAAAGTAATTTCCTATTTTCATCATATACCGTATTATTTAAAGTTCTCTTAGGAATTTCTAAAACTAATGGTTCTCCTTTGTTAATTTGATCTAGCAAAGTTAGGAATTTTTTCTTTAATATTTCCGCTGCTCTTTTCCTAGCCTCTATATCAACCTTTGATATGAATTCGCTCATAATGCCTCCACCCTATACATTTTATATTCCTCTTCATCTTTTACATCTAACTTCTTTTTCACTATTTCAAAAAGCTTTGATTGTATTTCATCCTGAACTTTGGGAATTAGCTCCTTTTTATCATCGGTGGCGAATACAGCTAAGCTTCTAGCTATTTCTGGAATATACTTAAGGTAAGTAAGCATTTTCTTCCTTGCTTCTTCTTCCTTCTTTTTCTCTGAAATGTACAATCTTAACTTTCTGGAAACCTCCATTATACCGTTCTTTATTTCCTTCTCTATTTCTTCAACATCTGCAATGCTTTCCTTTCCTGCACTCTTATATGGAACTTTAGTACTGCAAAGGTGAACCATAACTACTAGCGGCTTTTGTTCTTCTTCTATTCCATACCTCTTCCAGTCTATTTCTTCCACAACTTTCCAGATTACATCAGATTTCTCATCGTAAATTAAGGGAATTTTGTTAGCATATCTTAATACTAGTGGTTCTTCCATTGGCTGTATAGCTCCGCCGTAAGCAATCCCTACTTCCACTATGAAAGGATGACCTTGATACGCCTTGGGCTTTCTTGTTAATGCTGCAACGAATTCCGGGTTAAACATGTTCTTGAGGCTTAATTCTATAAGATCCGCTCCAATTACGGATAATGCGTCAGGAGACGGAGGTCTAAAATCTTCAAATTTTTTCATAGCTTCTGTAAGTCTTGCAAGCTCGTCATCTTTCAAAGATTTTATCTTCTTATCAGGATTAATCTTAGCCATTTCTAGTATTTTTAACGCTGTAACATCTCCTACGCTTTGGAATTCCTTAGTTAAGAAATCTTTAACTTCATAATCGTTCTTTTGTTTTGCAATCATATTCTTTAATAATTCTATATCAACACCGTAAGGATGGGGTTTCACTTCCTTTGGTGGTTCAGGAATTTTCGTAGTAAGCCTCTTATAATATACAACGTTACCTTCTGGGTCTTTAAAGAAGAATTCAGCATAAGGTGCTACAATATAAGTTCTTTTAATATATTCGTATATTCTAGCCTTAGACCTCTGCCAATCTCCCAGTAAATACAACGTAACAGACGTTCCGTGAAATCCTTTATCGTTAAGAATTGACGATCTTTCATAGATTATTGGTTCGTTTTTCGTCACGTCAATCTTCAATTTGAAAAAGTAAATTCTCTTTGAATTTATAGGTGAGGTCATTATTTCCACTGGCCTATCTTGATACATCTGACTATAAAGAACCGCAGCCTTTACTCCAAGTCCGTACATACCTCTAGTTTGTCTAATTACATATTTTGAACTGTAAAGGACTCTACCAAAGGCATCTGGCACAACATGAGGTGGAATTCCTATTCCATTATCTTCGACAGTTAATTTGTAAATTTGCTTATCCTGATCAATTAAGTCTATTATAATCTTGATAGAAGGTAAAATCTCATGAACGTCAGTTGCGTCAAGAGAATTTTCCACCATTTCTCTTAAAGCTTGATAAAGCGCCCTCGCAGGATTTGAGAATCCTGCCAGTTCGGGATTCCTCTTAAAGAACTCAGCAGGCGAAATACTGGCAAACTTCTCTGACAAATTATTCACCGCAGATATATTACTAAGACATTTAGCTTAATAAGGCTGAAGCCAAAATTGGTAGAATTATTGTAGCATCTCCGTAAATAACGACGTTTTTAGAATGCTCTCTAATTTTATTCCATGAAATAGCTTCTCTAGGTTTCGCACCACTTAAACTGCCGTCGTATTCTTGGGCTGTAGTTAAATAGATAGCATAATCTAAACCATCCTTAAACTGATTCCACCATATAGTATGATGCTTACTTATTCCTCCTCCTATTATTAATGCCCCAGATCTCTTGCATGAGAATACTAGATCCTTAACTAGCCTCATATCCTCAAAAAGGTTTAAACGTAAGCCAGTAAATTGTGACCTAACAAATAGATTAGTACCAAAGCTACCGTCTACTATCCCAGGAACAATAATTGGTACTTTTTTCTCATAAGCAGCTTTGAGTATTGAATGAGGGTCATTTATCCTTTTACCAAATTCCCATAATAACTCGTATCCAGCCCACTCTTTCTTCTCTTTAACTATTTCATCTACAACATTCTTAACTACCCTCTCAACTACTAAACCATAAGACTCCATAGGGACTAATATATTACCTAACCTGTGAATGCGCAACTCCCTTAGCATTTTATCGTCGTAATCAAAAGACCCTTTATAGTACTTGCCGCCACAACTTCTAGCAATATCGTGATCTATAGTACCTCCAGTAGTTATTACAACGTTAAAGTAACCGTTTCTTATAAGGTCTGCAAATAACCCTCTTAAACCTGTAGAAACTAGGTTTGCAGTAAAAGATATGAATCTAAGGTCTGCATCTTTCTGCATATCCTTTAAAATCTCAGCTCCTCTGTAAAGAGCTTCGGCAGAAAATCCATAAATCTTATTGAAAAGTTCAATATATTTGTCTAGGCCTTTTATATCTTCTAAAGTTATATCTCCAACTACTTCCGTGAGTAAATCTTCTCTTTTCATCCTTTGGTCACGCCTATTGGTCTTAATCTTACAACTAGTTTTGCTATTTTAACTGCATCTGCTACTTTTGCTACTCTATCTACGTCTTTGTAAGCCCCTGGTGCTTCTTCTGCAATGACTCTCCTGGTTGTTGCTCTTACAATTATTCCTCTTTCTTCTAAGTTTTCGACAACTGTATTAGCAGGGTAACTTCTTACAGCGGCTTCTCTAGACATCCATCTACCTGCACCGTGAGGTGCAGTATACCACGTTCTCCTTCCTTCTGGAATTCCTGCCATAACGTAACTTGCTGTACCCATGCTACCTGGTATAAGAACCACTTGTCCAATATTTCTATGATCTGCTGGAATCTCAGGGCTACCAGGTGGGAAGGCTCTGGTTGCACCTTTCCTGTGAACTAGCAGCTTTTTCCTTTTTCCTTCTACATCGTACTCTTCAATCTTAGCTATGTTATGAGCTACATCGTAAATAATATGGAGGTCTAATTTTTCAGGATCGACCTTAAATACGTTTCCGAAGCTTTCTCTAACCCAATGTGTTATTAACTGCCTATTAGTCCACGCGAAATTTGCTCCAGAAACCATTGCGTGAAAATAATCTTGACCTTCTCTGCTTTCAAACGGTATTGCTGCTAATTCTCTATCTGGAACTGTGATATTATATTTTTTCATAGCTCTTTCCATTATCTGTAAATAATCGCTCGCAATCTGATGACCCAACCCTCTAGATCCAGTATGAACCATGACCATTACTTGTCCTTCATGCGTTATCCCTAGTGCTTTAGCTATCCTCTCATCATAAATCTTATCAACTACTTGAACTTCTAAGAAGTGATTGCCAGCACCTAAAGTGCCTAACTGTGAGGCTCCTCTTTTCTTAGCTATATCACTTACTTTAGATGGATCCGCAAGATCCCAACTACCGTGTTGTTCTATATGTTCCATATCTTCTGCCCATCCGTATCCCTTATTTATAGCCCACTTTACTCCTTCTGCTAGAACCTCATCTAATTGTTGAGTTGATAATTTTACTTTTCCTTCACTACCAACTCCACTAGGGACATTTCTATGAAGCTCCTCTACTAGATCTTTTAATTTAGGTTTTACGTCTTCATAATCTAAATTTGTTCTAAGTAATCTTACTCCACAATTAATATCATAACCTATTCCTCCTGGGCTAACTACTCCTCCTTCATCAATTGCAGTAGCTGCAATTCCACCTATAGGAAATCCATACCCTTGATGCCCATCTGGAAGTACATAAACTCCTTCTTGAACACCGGGTAAGCAAGCTACGTTTGTTGCCTGCTTTAAGGTTAAATCCTGTTTCATTTTATCTATTAAAACGTCGTCAGCAAATATAGTAACAGGAACTCTCATACAACCGCTTTTTTCTATTCGCCACTCGTAAGTATTGACTCTTTTTACGTCAACCATGATTGTCCAGAAATTCTTAAACGTTTTTTAACTAATAAAACTGTTTACATAAAGATGAAGATTGTGGCGGACACTGAAAGGTGAGGAAAAGACCTAATCAGATCTTCTTTTTAGCATTTTCTTCTCTTTTCTTTGCAAGATCTTCATATTTCTTGTACACATCCTTTACGGTAGATGAAATACAGTCTTTGTCTGCATTTAATATAACTTCCTTAAGGAACTTATAGGCGCAAGCCTTACTATGGAAATACAATTTCCTATCTGCAACCGTAAGAATAATTCCTTGTCCACTATAGAATGTCTTTCCACACGTCAGACAAACGTATTTTTCTTCCATAACTTTGATGGCTGAATTTAAATTTTTAAAAATAACTGTAAAAGTTGCTTTCATACGTGGATACAAAATAAACGGTGAAAAGTAAAATGCGAAAATTGGACGATCGTTTGCTAGAGCTAATGAAGGAAAGAAATTGGAAAAATATGACAGAAATACAACAAAAGTCCTTAGAGCCCATATTATCTGGGAAAAACACCCTAATAATTGCGCCAACTGGATACGGCAAAACTGAAGCTGCACTTATCCCAATCTTAGATATGATGTTAAGAACAAACGTTAAACCCGTATCTTTAATTTACATAACTCCTCTTAAGGCTTTAATAAATGATCTAACTCTAAGAATAGAATGGTGGGCTTCTAGACTAGGATTCTATGTTAATAGAAAGCACGGAGAAGTACCGCAAAAAGAAAAGAATTTAAGATTAAAAATTACCCCTCACATTTTAGTTACAACTCCAGAAGGCTTAGAAATAGACTTAGATTGGGCTACTAGATTTAGAGAAAAGTACAAGAATGTGAAATGGGTAATAGTTGATGAAATTCATGAGCTCATTGGGTCAAAAAGAGGGGTTCAATTATCCGTATTGCTAGAAAGATTAAAAGATTATATAGGTTACGATTTCCAAAGAATTGGTTTATCGGCAACAATAAATGATGAAGACTTAGTAGCCTCTTTCCTTTTTGGTTCGTCTAGTAGGCAATCAGAAATAGTGAAGGTTAATGACAAGAAAGAGTTTGAGCTTTCTATAGTAAAACTAAACTCTGCAGGAGATATTTGGAAAAACGTTGCAAAGCATATAATTTCTTCTGTAGAAAAACCTTCCCTAATCTTTACAAATTCTAGATTTTTAACAGAAAGATTGCATGAGGAACTAGAAGAATACGATAAAGATTTTTACGTTCATCACTCTTCAATATCCAGAGAAAGTAAATCAAACGTTGAAGAATATTTAAGAACGGGCAAAGCTAAAGGAGTTATTTGTACGAAAACTCTTGAGCTAGGAATTGATATAGGAGATATTAAGAAAATAATTATGTTTAGACCTCCTCCTTCAGTAGCTTCATTCCTACAAAGACTAGGAAGGAGTGGGCATAAAATTTATGGCAAGCCTAGAGGAGAAATAATTTGTATTTATGATCACGATTTACTTGAAGCTTACGCTATTAGTGAACTAGCTAAGCTTGGAAAAGTTGAAAGACAAAATATTTGCAAACCGCTTGACGTTGCAGCAAGGGAAATTCTAGGAATGATTTTACAATATGATGAAGTAGAGAAAGAAAAAGCATACAAAATTCTTACGTCTTCATACGTTTTTAGGAATTTATCAGAAAAAACTTTCAATGAATTAATAGAATACTTAGCTAAAAACAATTTAATTACAATAAAAGGGGATAAACTAAGCATTGGAAAATTCTTCTTTAAACTATGGAACTTTAATAGGAATAATGGTTACTCTTGGTCTAGGGGATTTTCGGAATTCTTCTCAATGATTAATAGTACGGATACTTTCACTTTAAAATGGGAGGATAAAAACATTGGTGAAATCGACGCCATATATGTATACAAGCACATTAGAAGTGGAGATATTATAAGAATAGGAGGAAAGCTATGGAAGATCGTAAGAATAAACACTTCCAGGATGGTTGTTGATGTATTGCCTGCAGATAAGGGAGACGGAGAAATTCCAGTATGGAGAGGAGATGGAATTTCTAAATCATATCTTTTACCCAAGGAGATATACGTATTATTTAAGGAGAAAAGGAAGGAAATTTCTGACATTATAGGCAAATATGTTTCGCGTAATCTACCACTGCCATCCCCGAATGTCATAATAGAGGAAAAAAGAGATAAGGAAATTGTCTATTCTACACTAATTAATGAGAAAATTGCAAGCACTTTGGCACATATTTTACTATACCTAGCTACTAGTAAAGACTCCCTGAACAATTATGCTAGATACTCTATTTATGGCTTCTCAATCAATTATACGGAAAAAGACCTTCTAGAGGAATTGTTAAAATATAATGAGAAAGAGCTTAAGAGAATTATAATAAGATCAATATTAAGATCGCCATTATTTATTTCTACATTAAAAGAGATACAGATAAGCTATGGAAAACTTGGAAAAATAGATGCAAAAGAGGATAAGTTGATAATTAAAGACGCATTAAGACAAACTATATCTAAGTATTTCTCAATTAAAAACACTATAAAGTTTATTAATAAAATAAAAAGAGGAAAGATAAAAATAATAAAATATGATGGAAGTACTCCATTGGGAGATGCGGTACTTTTACAGGCTCCAATAAAACCTTGGATTACGGGAATCTCAACAATAATATATGATACGCTAAAAGGAGGCGCTTATACGCTAGCTGAACTTTCAGAAAGCCTTGGAATCTCACAAAAAAGCTTGGAGGCAAAGTTAAAACAAATGAGAAAGCCAGAATCCAAATATAGAATTGTAAGTTTTATTGATGTAGACAGTAGAGAAACTAGATGGTGTCTAATGGAAGATTTAGAAAATATAGTAAAATCATGCGACTTCTATACTTCATTTAATCCTATAAATGGTGACGAAACATTCATAGCCTCACTTAGAGCAATAAATAGTAATACAACTACAGATTTAATATTCAAACCTAAGGAGATCATTGATAACCCAGAAGAGATAATTAGGCGTATACCATTTGAGGAAATAGGCGAAATGAGGATTAACGACCCTGTAGATCCATTAGTTTATAATATATCTCCAAGATTCTATTACGTGAATAAGAGAGTAGCCCCGTATCTATTATTAAATGCAGTAGCTTATATACAAAATATGAAGTATTCATAAATAGTGATGAAATGCCCTAAAAGTTGAATGGTGATATGGGCCCGTGTTACTGAATTTAATATATTTTTATGATCTAAATCAATACGACAATAGATTTATTTTTGAGAACTGTTTCTCATGTGTGAAGTAAGATGATGAATAAACCATTAGAGGTAGTGGTTAGTAGATCAAAATCCGTCGAAGATCATGTTTTAGAAATAATAGAAATACTTAATCACAATAGTAACGAAGTTGACTTAAAAGGATATGGATTTGAAATAAATAAGGCAGTAGATATTTACAACGCATTAAAAGATAGATTAAAAGAAGGGATAACTTTAGAAGAGGTCTCGATAGGTAGCGAAACTAAGGATAGAAAAAGAATATCATATTTGTTGCTCAGAATTAAGAGAAGTTACTAAGGATTTTATTTGCCCTAATATTTCAGTTAATACATTATCTGCATCGAGCTTACCTCCAGCTATCATATCCATTTTCTCTAACAATTCTGCCGTAGTGTTCTCTGACACTAGAGATGAGAACTTAGAATTTAAATAATGGTAAACGTTAATTCCTTTCTTTGTTGCTATTAATGCATATTTCTTTTTACTTTCTACAATATATCCATGCCTCATTAATGTTTGAATAATTTTTGCATATGTACTAGGTCTGCCTATGTTCTTATCTTTCATTTCTTTAATTACCTCAGCGTAAGTGTAGAGCCTAACTTTAGATCCTTTAGTTATTATTGGATTAACTTGAATCTCTCCTTCTGGTATTTCATAAATTCTTGGCTTCAAAATATCTGAAAATCCTCCTTTTATACTAGTTAAAACTGTAATTTCACTTACGTTATCTAGAACTTTTATTTGATATTTAGTATATTTACCTATGGCCTCTTTCATCTGACTAGCTAAAAACCTCTTAAATATCATGTCGTAGATCGCAAAGTGAGCCCAAGTAAATTTAATGAAGTAAGCTTGCGGATTATCTTCTATTTCCTTTTTTAACTCTTCTGCATCAATCGGTCTAGTAGGTCTTATTGCCTCATGAGTTCCTTCATTACCCCAGCTTCTAGGCATGAAACTTTTTATTAAGCCTTTTTTATCTAAATATTCTTTAGCTATTTCTATTCCTTTATTTGAAACATGTATACTGTCAGTCCTATGATAAGTTATAAGCCCAGATTCAAATAGCTCTTGAGCTATTTTCATAACTCTCTCTGCAGGAAGCTTATACAAATTATAAGCATCAATAAGCAATGAATCCGTAGTATAAGGAGGTAACGGAAGTATTATGTCATCTTTATCTTCAATT comes from the Acidianus infernus genome and includes:
- a CDS encoding RtcB family protein, whose protein sequence is MVDVKRVNTYEWRIEKSGCMRVPVTIFADDVLIDKMKQDLTLKQATNVACLPGVQEGVYVLPDGHQGYGFPIGGIAATAIDEGGVVSPGGIGYDINCGVRLLRTNLDYEDVKPKLKDLVEELHRNVPSGVGSEGKVKLSTQQLDEVLAEGVKWAINKGYGWAEDMEHIEQHGSWDLADPSKVSDIAKKRGASQLGTLGAGNHFLEVQVVDKIYDERIAKALGITHEGQVMVMVHTGSRGLGHQIASDYLQIMERAMKKYNITVPDRELAAIPFESREGQDYFHAMVSGANFAWTNRQLITHWVRESFGNVFKVDPEKLDLHIIYDVAHNIAKIEEYDVEGKRKKLLVHRKGATRAFPPGSPEIPADHRNIGQVVLIPGSMGTASYVMAGIPEGRRTWYTAPHGAGRWMSREAAVRSYPANTVVENLEERGIIVRATTRRVIAEEAPGAYKDVDRVAKVADAVKIAKLVVRLRPIGVTKG
- a CDS encoding DEAD/DEAH box helicase encodes the protein MRKLDDRLLELMKERNWKNMTEIQQKSLEPILSGKNTLIIAPTGYGKTEAALIPILDMMLRTNVKPVSLIYITPLKALINDLTLRIEWWASRLGFYVNRKHGEVPQKEKNLRLKITPHILVTTPEGLEIDLDWATRFREKYKNVKWVIVDEIHELIGSKRGVQLSVLLERLKDYIGYDFQRIGLSATINDEDLVASFLFGSSSRQSEIVKVNDKKEFELSIVKLNSAGDIWKNVAKHIISSVEKPSLIFTNSRFLTERLHEELEEYDKDFYVHHSSISRESKSNVEEYLRTGKAKGVICTKTLELGIDIGDIKKIIMFRPPPSVASFLQRLGRSGHKIYGKPRGEIICIYDHDLLEAYAISELAKLGKVERQNICKPLDVAAREILGMILQYDEVEKEKAYKILTSSYVFRNLSEKTFNELIEYLAKNNLITIKGDKLSIGKFFFKLWNFNRNNGYSWSRGFSEFFSMINSTDTFTLKWEDKNIGEIDAIYVYKHIRSGDIIRIGGKLWKIVRINTSRMVVDVLPADKGDGEIPVWRGDGISKSYLLPKEIYVLFKEKRKEISDIIGKYVSRNLPLPSPNVIIEEKRDKEIVYSTLINEKIASTLAHILLYLATSKDSLNNYARYSIYGFSINYTEKDLLEELLKYNEKELKRIIIRSILRSPLFISTLKEIQISYGKLGKIDAKEDKLIIKDALRQTISKYFSIKNTIKFINKIKRGKIKIIKYDGSTPLGDAVLLQAPIKPWITGISTIIYDTLKGGAYTLAELSESLGISQKSLEAKLKQMRKPESKYRIVSFIDVDSRETRWCLMEDLENIVKSCDFYTSFNPINGDETFIASLRAINSNTTTDLIFKPKEIIDNPEEIIRRIPFEEIGEMRINDPVDPLVYNISPRFYYVNKRVAPYLLLNAVAYIQNMKYS
- a CDS encoding ribonuclease P subunit p25 family protein; amino-acid sequence: MNKPLEVVVSRSKSVEDHVLEIIEILNHNSNEVDLKGYGFEINKAVDIYNALKDRLKEGITLEEVSIGSETKDRKRISYLLLRIKRSY